A single window of Aspergillus oryzae RIB40 DNA, chromosome 8 DNA harbors:
- the hscA gene encoding putative Hsp70 chaperone (HscA) (molecular chaperones HSP70/HSC70, HSP70 superfamily) has protein sequence MSDEVYEGAIGIDLGTTYSCVANYEGTNVEIIANEQGSYTTPSFVSFTEKERLIGEAAKNQAAMNPKNTIFDIKRLIGRRYDDPIVKKDVESWPFKVVDQGGSPAVEVEYLGETKTFTPQEISSMVLMKMKEVAETKLGKKVEKAVITVPAYFNDNQRQATKDAGAISGLNVLRIINEPTAAAIAYGLGSGKSDKERNVLIYDLGGGTFDVSLLNIQGGVFTVKATAGDTHLGGQDFDTNLLEHFKKEFQRKTGKDLSGDARALRRLRTACERAKRTLSNATQTTVEIDSLFDGEDFNSSITRARFEDLNAKSFSGTLEPVQQVLKDSGIEKSKVDEIVLVGGSTRIPRIQKLLSDFFDGKKLEKSINPDEAVAYGAAVQAGILSGKATSAETQDLLLLDVVPLSLGVAMEGNIFAPVVPRGQTVPTIKKRTFTTVVDNQTTVQFPVYQGERTNCADNTSLGEFTLAPIPPMRAGEAALECVFEVDVNGILKVTATEKSSGRSANITISNAVGKLSTTEIEQMIDDAAKFKSSDEAFTKKFESRQQLESYISRVEEIISDPTMSMKLKRGNKEKIESALSDAMAQLEIEDSTPEDLKKKELALKRLITKAMATR, from the exons ATGTCTGACGAAGTTTACGAAGGCGCCATTGGTATTGACCTTG GCACAACCTACTCCTGTGTTGCCAACTATGAAGGCACCAATGTTGAAATCA TTGCCAACGAGCAGGGTAGCTACACAACCCCCTCCTTCGTCTCTTTCACCGAAAAGGAGCGCTTGATTGGCGAGGCCGCAAAGAACCAGGCTGCGATGAACCCGAAGAATACcatcttcgatatcaa GCGTCTTATCGGCCGTCGCTATGATGATCCTATCGTCAAGAAGGATGTTGAATCGTGGCCCTTCAAGGTAGTTGATCAGGGTGGAAGCCCTGCCGTCGAGGTTGAGTACCTCGGAGAGACGAAGACTTTCACTCCCCAGGAGATCTCCTCCATGGTCTTGATGAAG ATGAAAGAGGTTGCGGAAACCAAGCTTGGTAAGAAGGTTGAAAAGGCGGTTATCACTGTGCCAGCCTACTTCAACGACAACCAGCGTCAAGCGACTAAGGATGCCGGAGCTATCTCGGGTCTTAACGTCCTTCGTATCATCAACGAACCCACTGCTGCTGCCATCGCCTACGGTCTTGGTTCCGGAAAGTCCGACAAGGAGCGCAATGTCCTCATCTATGATCTCGGTGGTGGTACCTTCGATGTGTCCCTGTTGAACATCCAGGGCGGTGTGTTCACTGTGAAGGCTACCGCTGGTGATACTCACCTTGGTGGACAAGATTTCGATACCAACTTGCTTGAGCATTTCAAGAAGGAGTTCCAGCGTAAGACCGGAAAGGACCTTTCGGGTGATGCCAGAGCCCTGCGCCGACTGAGAACGGCCTGTGAGCGTGCCAAGCGCACTTTGTCTAACGCCACCCAGACCACTGTTGAGATTGATTCTCTGTttgatggagaagatttcaACTCGTCCATTACTCGTGCTCGTTTCGAGGACCTGAATGCCAAGTCTTTCTCTGGTACTTTGGAGCCAGTGCAGCAAGTTCTCAAGGATTCTGGTAtcgagaagagcaaggttGATGAGATCGTGCTTGTTGGTGGTTCCACTCGTATTCCTCGCATCCAGAAGCTTCTCAGCGACTTCTTCGACGGCAAGAAGCTTGAGAAG AGCATCAACCCCGATGAAGCTGTCGCCTACGGTGCTGCCGTCCAGGCTGGCATCCTTTCAGGAAAGGCCACTTCTGCTGAGACCCAGGACCTTCTGTTGTTGGACGTTGTTCCGTTGTCTCTTGGTGTTGCCATGGAGGGTAATATCTTTGCCCCTGTGGTGCCTCGTGGGCAGACTGTTCCCACTATCAAGAAGCGCACTTTCACCACTGTTGTAGACAACCAGACAACTGTTCAGTTCCCAGTCTACCAGGGTGAGCGTACTAACTGTGCGGATAACACCTCTCTTGGAGAGTTCACCTTGGCCCCCATTCCGCCCATGAGAGCTGGTGAAGCTGCCCTTGAATGTGTTTTCGAGGTTGACGTCAACGGTATCCTTAAGGTCACTGCAACTGAGAAGTCTTCCGGTCGTAGTGCGAACATTACCATCTCGAATGCTGTTGGTAAGCTCTCGACCACAGAGATCGAGCAAATGATCGACG ATGCCGCCAAGTTCAAATCTAGCGACGAGGCTTTCACAAAGAAGTTTGAGTCCCGCCAGCAGCTGGAGTCTTACATTTCCCGCGTCGAGGAGATCATCTCCGATCCCACCATGtcgatgaagttgaagcgTGGtaacaaggagaagatcgaatCCGCTCTCAGCGATGCTATGGCTCAGCTCGAGATCGAAGATTCCACTCCTGAGGatctcaagaagaaggagcttgcCCTCAAAAGACTCATTACTAAGGCTATGGCCACTCGGTAA
- a CDS encoding DsbA family protein (predicted protein) — translation MALPPKFAGHRLRAGTDQLPQHTLELYLDYACPFSAKMFDTFYSSVRPTLASQYRGQLQVIFRQHIQPWHPSSTLMHEAGAAVLRVAPEKFWEFSAALFKQQKDFFDVSVVNETRNRTYERLAKVAGHIGVEEREVLKLLTVSDKASDNGELNTGNFVTDDIKKMVKADRAVGVHVSPTVYFNGIEEPGISSSFTATQWGQWLAKNVI, via the exons ATGGCTCTTCCCCCCAAGTTTGCGGGTCACAGATTGCGGGCTGGTACTGATCAGCTCCCGCAACACACACTTGAACTTT ATCTTGACTATGCGTGTCCC TTCTCCGCAAAGATGTTCGATACGTTCTACAGCTCAGTCAGACCTACACTTGCAAGTCAATACCGAGGCCAGCTGCAGGTCATTTTTCGCCAACATATCCAACCCTGGCACCCATCATCAACATTAATGCATGAGGCGGGCGCAGCTGTTCTGAGAGTAGCTCCCGAGAAATTCTGGGAGTTCAGTGCCGCTTTGTTCAAACAACAGAAAGATTTCTTTGATGTAAGCGTGGTTAATGAGACACGCAACAGAACATATGAAAGATTGGCAAAGGTTGCTGGACATATTGGAGTGGAGGAGCGGGAGGTGCTCAAGCTTTTGACTGTTAGCGACAAAGCTAGTGACAACGGGGAACTGAATACCGGTAACTTTGTCaccgatgatatcaagaaaatGGTCAAA GCAGACCGTGCTGTGGGAGTCCATGTTTCCCCGACCGTATACTTCAAC GGCATCGAAGAACCGGGGATCAGTAGCAGCTTTACTGCTACCCAGTGGGGGCAATGGTTGGCCAAGAACGTGATCTGA
- a CDS encoding cyclin-dependent protein kinase regulatory subunit CKS1 (cyclin-dependent protein kinase CDC28, regulatory subunit CKS1, and related proteins), whose translation MDIDMSRRNKKPRLLLESERERLDEFIDSIHYSARYSDDQFEYRHVQLPKNMLKKIPADYFDSSKGTLKLLWEEEWRALGITQSSNFTDGQSLGWEHYEVHEPEPHILLFKQSGASCMKFRQGI comes from the exons ATGGACATCGATATGAGCAGGAGGAATAAGAAGCCCCGCCTTCTGCTGGAATCTGAACGAGAAAGGCTCGATGAATTTATCGATTCTATCCACTATTCCGCGAG ATACTCTGATGATCAATTTGAATACCGTCATGTTCAGCTCCCCAAAAACATGCTCAAAAAGATCCCGGCCGACTACTTTGACAGCTCGAAGGGAACTCTTAAACTGCTTTGGGAAGAGGAGTGGAGAGCCCTGGGGATTACACAG TCGTCTAACTTTACCGACGGTCAGAGCTTGGGTTGGGAGCACTACGAGGTTCATGAGCCGGAACCACACATTCTGCTATTCAA GCAATCAGGTGCTTCTTGCATGAAGTTTCGACAAGGAATATAA
- a CDS encoding uncharacterized protein (predicted protein) has product MFRIIVGVKYCFRYNQRNRQLRNEETGEPIDLVTMPRTHRRRREKKLMSMDEVNERFPLVKYKVWRSSRANEGLPTAGGISAPNSRPQSLKGEHNVLSTTVGAPSYTTNSAIKGHRRCDSTTSQLSIPAEHAQTALVQPQEKENAGQAFAVLADGTHGPDAKQLQNCNSLEDEDVNNPIRTAVPAELLPNPGDSCAICLDTIEDDDDIRGLTCGHAFHASCVDPWLTSRRACCPLCKADYYVPKPRSDPGGLTTNPERSGRRNTTRLAVPTQPQSVFIGGRVNPFRNPLAISDRQDPSRNGTQSSRLTAPRFWRIQAHHSQPANNPSSSAPEPSDRRDWRTRFTPTRSLNLSFLSFSARNHYSRESMPHPTDTARSAADRTPSQLEAQSGA; this is encoded by the coding sequence ATGTTTAGGATTATTGTGGGAGTAAAATATTGCTTCCGATATAACCAGCGAAACCGCCAATTACGCAACGAGGAAACGGGCGAGCCGATAGATTTAGTAACCATGCCTCGAACACAtaggagaaggagggaaaaaaagttgATGAGTATGGATGAAGTTAACGAACGGTTTCCACTTGTTAAATACAAAGTGTGGAGATCTTCGCGCGCGAATGAAGGCCTTCCAACCGCAGGTGGAATATCGGCACCAAATAGCAGACCCCAGAGCTTGAAAGGTGAACATAATGTTTTATCTACCACTGTTGGGGCACCCTCTTACACAACAAATTCGGCAATAAAAGGCCACCGTCGATGTGATTCAACCACGTCGCAGTTATCTATACCAGCTGAACACGCACAGACGGCCTTAGTGCAGCcgcaagagaaggagaacgCCGGTCAAGCATTTGCTGTGCTGGCTGATGGCACCCATGGCCCAGACGCAAAACAGTTACAGAATTGCAATTCccttgaggatgaagatgttaACAACCCAATTCGCACCGCAGTACCAGCGGAACTTTTACCCAATCCAGGCGATTCGTGTGCAATTTGCCTTGATACaatcgaagatgacgatgacataCGTGGGCTTACATGTGGTCATGCTTTTCATGCATCCTGTGTCGACCCGTGGTTAACGAGTCGAAGAGCCTGTTGTCCTTTGTGCAAGGCCGATTATTATGTTCCAAAGCCTCGCTCTGATCCCGGCGGACTAACAACTAACCCAGAACGCTCAGGCCGTCGCAATACAACACGGTTGGCCGTTCCCACACAACCACAATCGGTATTTATAGGAGGACGTGTTAACCCATTTCGGAATCCCCTAGCTATATCAGATCGACAGGATCCATCGAGAAATGGAACCCAGTCGTCCCGGCTAACTGCACCGCGTTTTTGGCGAATACAAGCTCACCACTCTCAGCCTGCTAATAACCCGTCAAGCTCAGCTCCAGAGCCTTCGGACCGGCGAGATTGGAGGACTCGATTTACGCCTACTAGGTCGCTGaacctttcttttctatccTTTTCCGCTCGGAATCATTATTCAAGGGAGAGCATGCCGCACCCGACGGACACTGCACGCTCTGCGGCCGATCGGACACCTAGCCAGCTGGAAGCCCAGTCCGGCGCATGA
- the cyp3 gene encoding putative peptidyl-prolyl cis-trans isomerase (U-snRNP-associated cyclophilin type peptidyl-prolyl cis-trans isomerase) — translation MDSQVTSSAKTPNPVVFFDITLGGESLGRIKMELFTSITPRTAENFRQFCTGESKSPQGRPQGYKNSKFHRVIKDFMIQGGDFVNGDGTGSRTIYGTPRFQDENFILKHDQPGLLSMANSGPNTNGCQFFITTTATPFLNNKHVVFGQVVEGMDVVRMIENTRTTRDKPNQDVTIIQCGEM, via the exons ATGGATAGCCAAGTTACGAGCTCAGCTAAGACACCCAACCCTGTTGTCTTTTTTGACATCACTCTAGGTG GGGAGTCACTGGGACGTATCAAGATGGAACTCTTCACCAGTATAACGCCACGAACAGCAGAAAATTTTCGCCAGTTCTGCAcaggagaaagcaaaagtcCCCAAGGACGGCCACAAGGATATAAGAATAGCAAATTTCATAGAGTT ATCAAGGATTTCATGATACAGGGTGGTGACTTCGTCAATGGCGATGGCACAGGTTCTCGTACCATCTATGGCACTCCACGATTTCAAGATGAAAATTTCATTTTGAAGCATGATCAACCAGGGCTACTAAGCATGGCA AATTCTGGACCCAACACAAACGGTTGCCAATTCTTCATTACAACGACTGCGACACCGTTCCTAAATAATAAACACGTGGTGTTTGGACAAGTagtggaaggaatggacGTTGTGCGAATGATTGAAAACACTCGTACAACTAGGGATAAACCTAATCAAGACGTGACCATCATTCAGTGCGGGGAGATGTGA
- a CDS encoding DUF3844 domain-containing protein (predicted protein): MHRLTSLLSLSLAIASGTKALDASIFTFGPSPPWQNMKTPVVTDDVARHILELRMNVPTVSALGKWDQDIVELLDRYGGARHSLFGGDIDYKDVTRSLVILEGIGAGLGSAIQQEYQGDLMIGSPSANYLIDGFLDSTSEANSDGYVTATKNYCKSDSGGGISFDVLQTIENCIPKGSAFEAVAHVFGKELLGIVKVAETWVDEQSLTAVLKISFQVPDEYVGSGSVVDSLTSVLHGLRALSSEVSQVTAVLLPTINQGKGLKRKVDPREAVKEEASVRSSSAAVMTTLQRQTHPVCFTSNSSCNLATDSCSGHGFCYKKSGSANDEAASDCYACKCKSTIVTKEDGTVQKIRWGGPACEKRDISSPFFLIAGISVLVVMAAGTAVGMLFHIGQNELPGVISAGVGPAKAQK, encoded by the exons ATGCATCGGCTCACTAGCTTATTGAGTCTTTCATTAGCAATCGCATCCGGAACCAAAGCTTTGGATGCTTCCATATTCACCTTCGGCccatctccaccatggcAGAATATGAAGACTCCGGTGGTAACCGATGATGTAGCTCGGCATATTTTGGAGCTCCGAATGAACGTACCTACCGTTTCGGCTCTTGGAAAGTGGGACCAAGACATAGTCGAGCTTTTGGACAGATATGGCGGCGCGCGGCATTCGTTGTTTGGCGGCGATATCGACTATAAGGACGTCACTAGGAGCCTTGTGATTCTTGAAGGGATAGGTGCTGGGCTTG GATCTGCCATTCAGCAAGAGTATCAAGGAGACCTCATGATTGGTAGCCCTTCGGCTAACTACCTAATTGATGGTTTCCTCGACTCAACATCAGAGGCTAACTCTGACGGCTATGTTACGGCCACAAAGAACTATTGCAAATCCGATAGCGGAGGCGGAATCAGCTTCGATGTTCTTCaa ACGATTGAAAATTGCATTCCTAAGGGCTCTGCATTCGAAGCGGTAGCCCACGTGTTTGGCAAAGAGCTTCTCGGCATTGTGAAGGTGGCAGAAACGTGGGTGGACGAGCAGAGTTTGACAGCTGTCTTGAAAATCTCATTTCAG GTTCCTGATGAATATGTGGGCTCTGGCTCTGTAGTTGATTCACTGACGTCTGTTCTTCATGGCCTACGTGCTCTTTCGTCAGAAGTCAGTCAGGTTACAGCAGTTCTTCTGCCTACAATCAACCAAGGTAAAGGTTTGAAACGTAAGGTGGATCCTCGAGAAGCCGTGAAAGAGGAAGCTTCTGTCAGATCCAGCAGCGCAGCAGTTATGACGACGCTTCAGAGGCAAACACATCCTGTTTGTTTCACCTCGAATTCCTCGTGCAATTTGGCAACTGATAGCTGCTCTGGACATGGGTTTTGCTATAAAAAGTCCGGTTCAGCCAACGATGAGGCCGCTAGCGACTGCTACGCATGCAAATGCAAGTCGACCATCGTCACCAAGGAAGATGGCACTGTTCAAAAAATTCGGTGGGGAGGGCCTGCGTGCGAAAAAAGAGATATCAGctcccctttcttcttgattgcAGGTATCAGTGTACTGGTGGTCATGGCGGCAGGTACTGCCGTTGGGATGTTGTTTCACATTGGACAAAATGAGTTGCCTGGTGTTATAAGCGCTGGGGTTGGCCCGGCAAAAGCGCAGAAGTGA